One Drosophila subobscura isolate 14011-0131.10 chromosome U, UCBerk_Dsub_1.0, whole genome shotgun sequence DNA window includes the following coding sequences:
- the LOC117900202 gene encoding mucin-5AC isoform X2, producing MEFSTYRMSFLWLLGLCLLIFKAGPTEAQGKRASRITSSRSFGTNVKSTSSNGLSFDCPEEFGYYPHPTDCTQYYVCVFGGALLESCTGGLMYSHELQTCDWPRNVGCELVDTSTERGPARGQSQTQQQQHHQQHVPSRVRFGSAFSSPGGAQKAPTVAPQYHRSPPQVIQAQVHNIPPPPPELRVPPNPVVTSRGQPKPLLDAQEDIAKLYAEAQETLPPAEEEESDRQQRVYRGQPSTVSQVQRDRDGIIHQASINAIPQSGKLSSYAFGTAYRVESSSPSSLGGAPTPNANIFVQPTPQAPSPQLESNRNYYNASIFNHGGGYQQSRQQQQQQQQQQQQLQPTPFQQSSQREQQAQALPNPYDSSYYSVYDDDIDLYRDIEYQQQQQQQDHQQQQQQQQQQQYHQPAVRHQQTQSTYRPLEQSATPTPPQKPLYSNQPTLTYSTDYDEDINAQIEQDNVYDQPTHSPQSSKAHANKIYKQQAINKSKTKTTTNTTQPPTTTTTSTTTISPPTYHPSTYSSNPFLKSKLHSLAKSLVSFVANSHPPDKFHNQHSVQNQNQTHSQLQLQTHVYPSVAPTTTTTQGPLVVDSSSSQLENSETVFDESQNVHVQTAEAPSSRSFETSTSPKFLDFINTAAYGTSPRGNLLHAVPSKPVKTNYQQLHKQMPFRGYLNEPQTSKRIQSYITSDVEPQSFRSPASETLSSIELLDSSSTTPGTTLSKAFQYSLQRGSYGFSLRAEDGPDVTTDLSASTSTSTTTTPSTKPSDVDIVPTTYAPPLRIWRNGRPTIQAYTKATTTTAATTATADSWSDSVESSSTLRSTSTTPKSQGMPSTERYISPGQRSTNRANHFKDNLNRATANPAMRFVSPYKSLENLLQEERQHSNMMLRTTARPRYTNSPASPPFLQTTQKPPKNLFVSGLTPKNISADVLATMVTGNVRNFSISDAILSTFSPQRPVSSMLRSTTKAAPTTTTPTTTTTPTTTMSAVVASSPLRVSQAPLRPRGRSRYTVATLDNLAESVDEPTTYAPRLRLPSSHFDTNQYTKRVRIAAKLRSSSGEATLQPHAKYESYKAAIQAKDSNNFGTQNVTAKHVKLFKRKQIENEASISDGPRAEALIGHQQVEVRQQNSLEEMGTATASSSTEHVVTITDRPTVKFLYSNKYRQQTAESTLADSLQNAGYLTTGNGRVQKFRAVNVLEQLKQFLAGSDSNSNSDESGTSRFVDEYSLPEIKAAVDEIKQLYVPTGRTTITTTTTTLRPSTTPIASPSIRPTLGASQSKAYSYSSSTFSTEPTNPTPTVRYSPSTTTSTTPDVSNPSTTSTTVSPTTSTATATDTPSSSSSSSSSVFAMPTARASRVNNVIRSSIAAAAAQSSSSGSSTTSTSSTAAAKANKFQFGFSPNNKNQQQQQQQQHNSNTNAAAAAAASVKCSDSTLSAKCNEIPSRNNNRNRGGAIYANQDRDVVPTANRGTHPPRTRPTLKPSGTIVSKAQEFVDIYRYPPTRPDPIYPQPTPDKTAAKCRKDVCLLPDCYCGGRDIPAELPAESIPQIVLLTFDDSVNDLNKQLYTDLFEKGRVNPNGCPITATFYVSHEWTDYSQVQNLYADGHEMASHTVSHSFGEQFSQKKWTREIAGQREILAAYGGVKLSDVRGMRAPFLSVGGNKMYKMLYDSNFTYDSSMPVYENRPPSWPYTLDYKIFHDCMIPPCPTRSYPGVWQVPMVMWQDLNGGRCSMGDACSNPSDAEGVTKMIMKNFERHYTTNRAPFGLFYHAAWFTQPHHKEGFIKFLDAINAMPDVWILTNWQALQWVRDPTPISRINSFQPFQCDYSDRPKRCNNPKVCNLWHKSGVRYMKTCQPCPDIYPWTGKSGIRSSRIDNDNNVEEPAAA from the exons ATGGAGTTTTCAACATATCGAATGagttttctgtggctgctgggaTTATGTCTACTGATATTCAAAGCAG GACCCACAGAAGCTCAAGGCAAACGCGCCTCACGCATCACCAGCTCTCGCAGCTTTGGCACCAACGTCAAGTCCACCAGCTCCAATGGCCTCAGCTTCGACTGCCCCGAGGAGTTCGGCTACTATCCGCACCCCACGGACTGCACACAGTACTACGTGTGCGTGTTCGGTGGGGCACTACTTGAGAGCTGCACCGGCGGCCTTATGTACTCGCACGAACTACAGACCTGTGACTGGCCACGGAACGTGGGCTGCGAGTTGGTGGACACTTCCACGGAGCGCGGCCCGGCAcgtggccagagccagacgcagcagcagcagcatcatcagcagcatgtTCCTAGCCGCGTGCGCTTTGGGTCCGCTTTCAGCAGTCCAGGTGGCGCCCAAAAGGCGCCCACAGTGGCGCCGCAATACCATCGCTCTCCGCCACAGGTCATACAGGCTCAGGTCCACAATATCCCACCGCCTCCACCAGAGCTGCGCGTTCCACCCAATCCGGTGGTCACGTCGCGGGGTCAGCCGAAGCCATTGCTGGACGCACAAGAGGACATAGCGAAG CTCTATGCTGAGGCGCAGGAAACACTGCCACccgcggaggaggaggagtccgATCGTCAGCAGCGTGTGTATCGCGGCCAGCCAAGCACCGTTAGCCAGGTACAACGGGATCGCGATGGCATCATCCATCAGGCAAGCATCAATGCCATACCCCAGAGCGGAAAGCTCAGCTCCTACGCCTTCGGAACAGCCTACAG AGTTGAGTCATCTTCACCGTCATCGCTGGGGGGGGCGCCAACGCCCAATGCTAATATCTTTGTACAGCCCACGCCACAAGCCCCATCTCCACAGCTAGAATCCAATCGTAACTACTATAATGCATCCATATTTAATCACGGGGGCGGCTACCAACAAtcacggcaacagcagcagcaacagcaacaacaacagcaacagctacagccaaCACCATTCCAACAATCGTCACAGCGCGAGCAGCAGGCACAAGCCCTACCAAATCCCTATGATTCATCATATTATTCTGTTTACGACGATGATATCGATTTATATAGGGACATTGAgtatcaacaacaacaacagcagcaagaccatcagcagcagcagcaacagcagcaacagcaacaatatcaTCAGCCAGCTGTGCGCCATCAACAGACGCAATCAACGTACCGTCCACTGGAGCAATCGGCCACACCGACTCCACCACAGAAGCCGCTGTACAGCAATCAACCGACGTTGACCTACAGCACGGACTACGATGAGGATATTAATGCACAG ATCGAGCAAGATAATGTGTACGATCAGCCCACACATTCGCCCCAAAG CTCGAAAGcgcatgcaaataaaatctATAAGCAACAAGctataaacaaatcaaagacaaaaacaacaacaaacactaCACAGCCACCAacgaccaccaccaccagcaccacaacaaTATCTCCTCCAACATACCACCCTTCGACTTATAGCTCCAATCCCTTTCTCAAATCGAAGCTCCACAGTCTGGCCAAGTCGCTGGTTAGCTTTGTGGCCAACAGCCACCCTCCAGATAAATTCCATAATCAACATTCAGttcagaaccagaaccagacccactcccaactccaactccaaacTCATGTTTATCCCTCAGTTGCTCCAACCACAACCACGACGCAAGGGCCTCTGGTGGTGGACAGTTCCAGCAGTCAATTGGAAAATTCGGAAACCGTCTTCGATGAGAGTCAGAATGTTCATGTGCAGACGGCCGAGGCACCGAGCAGCCGCTCCTTCGAGACCAGCACTTCGCCCAAGTTTTTAGATTTCATTAACACCGCCGCTTACGGCACAAGTCCGCGCGGCAATCTGCTGCACGCGGTGCCAAGTAAGCCCGTGAAGACGAACTACCAGCAgttgcacaaacaaatgccaTTTAGGGGATATCTAAATGAGCCGCAGACCAGCAAGCGCATTCAGAGCTACATCACATCCGATGTGGAGCCGCAGAGCTTTAGGTCTCCTGCGAGCGAAACTCTGTCCTCGATTGAGCTATTGGACAGCTCAAGCACCACGCCAGGCACGACGCTCAGTAAAGCGTTTCAATATAGCCTACAGCGTGGATCGTATGGGTTTAGTCTGCGCGCTGAGGATGGGCCAGATGTCACCACTGATCTGTCAGcaagtacaagtacaagtacaaCTACAACTCCATCTACCAAGCCCAGCGATGTGGATATTGTGCCCACAACCTATGCTCCACCTCTGCGCATTTGGCGCAATGGAAGACCCACAATTCAAGCCTATACCAAggccacaaccacaacagcagcaaccactgCAACAGCTGACAGCTGGAGCGATAGTGTGGAGTCCAGCAGCACTTTGCGAAGCACCTCAACAACGCCAAAGTCTCAGGGCATGCCAAGCACCGAGCGGTACATATCCCCGGGACAACGAAGCACCAACCGCGCCAATCACTTCAAGGACAACCTAAATCGGGCCACTGCCAATCCCGCCATGCGTTTTGTTTCCCCCTACAAGAGTCTGGAGAatctgctgcaggaggagcgTCAGCATTCCAACATGATGCTGCGCACGACAGCCAGACCGCGTTACACCAACTCCCCAGCCTCGCCGCCTTTCCTGCAGACCACACAGAAGCCGCCaaagaatttgtttgtttctgggTTAACACCTAAGAACATCAGCGCGGATGTGCTGGCCACAATGGTTACAGGAAATGTGCGAAACTTTAGCATCAGCGATGCCATCTTGAGCACTTTTAGTCCGCAGAGACCGGTGTCAAGTATGCTGCGTAGCACCACTAAGGCAGCTCCAACGACGACAACCCCAACAACGACCACTACTCCAACCACGACCATGTCCGCGGTGGTAGCTTCATCGCCCTTGCGGGTTTCCCAGGCTCCACTGCGTCCTCGCGGCCGCTCACGCTACACAGTCGCCACACTTGACAATTTAGCGGAGAGCGTGGACGAGCCCACGACCTATGCACCCCGGCTAAGGCTACCCAGCAGCCACTTCGACACCAATCAGTACACAAAACGTGTCCGCATAGCCGCCAAACTGCGCTCGTCTTCGGGTGAAGCCACATTGCAGCCACACGCCAAGTACGAGTCATACAAGGCGGCCATACAGGCCAAGGACTCGAACAAttttggcacacaaaatgtaacaGCAAAGCACGTAAAGTTGTTTAAACGCAAACAAATAGAGAATGAGGCCAGCATATCGGATGGACCCAGAGCCGAGGCATTGATTGGACATCAGCAAGTAGAAGTCAGGCAACAAAATAGCCTCGAGGAAATGGGCACAGCAACTGCATCCAGCTCCACGGAGCATGTGGTGACCATAACAGATCGTCCGACTGTCAAGTTTCTCTACTCGAACAAATATCGCCAGCAAACGGCGGAAAGTACTTTGGCGGATAGTCTCCAGAATGCTGGCTACCTAACCACCGGCAATGGGCGGGTCCAAAAGTTTCGTGCTGTGAATGTTCTGGAGCAACTGAAGCAGTTCCTCGCCGGCAGCgatagcaatagcaacagcgaTGAGAGTGGCACCTCCCGATTTGTTGATGAATATTCGCTGCCGGAAATAAAGGCAGCCGTTGATGAAATTAAGCAACTTTATGTGCCCACGGGGCGTACGACGATTACAACCACAACGACTACGCTGCGTCCTAGCACCACGCCCATTGCGTCTCCCAGTATCCGCCCCACTTTGGGAGCAAGCCAATCCAAAGCATATTCCTATTCCTCCTCCACTTTTAGCACCGAACCCACCAACCCAACTCCAACAGTTAGATATTCCcctagcaccaccaccagcaccactccCGATGTTAGTAATCCCTCAACAACCTCAACAACAGTTTCACCAACAACttctactgctactgctacagacacaccctcctcctcctcctcctcctcctcctccgtgtTTGCAATGCCAACTGCGCGCGCCTCGAGGGTTAACAATGTCATAAGATCATcgattgccgctgctgccgcccaaTCGTCCAGCTCAGGCTCCTCCActacctccacctcctccacagCGGCGGCTaaggcaaataaattccaatttgGATTCTCTCCCAACAATAagaaccaacagcagcagcagcagcagcagcacaacagcaacaccaatgccgccgccgcagcagcagcgtctgtAAAATGCTCTGATAGCACATTGAGCGCCAAATGCAACGAGATTCCCTCAAG AAACAACAATAGAAACCGAGGCGGCGCCATTTATGCCAATCAGGATCGGGATGTTGTGCCCACAGCCAATCGAGGAACGCATCCACC ACGCACCCGTCCCACGCTTAAGCCTTCCGGCACTATTGTCTCGAAGGCTCAAGAATTTGTGGACATTTATAGATATCCACCAACACGACCGGATCCCATCTACCCACAGCCCACGCCCGACAAGACGGCAGCCAAGTGCCGCAAGGATGTGTGCCTGCTGCCAGACTGCTATTGTGGTGGTCGGGATATACCTG CCGAGCTACCCGCTGAGAGCATTCCCCAAATAGTTCTCTTGACTTTCGATGATTCTGTGAATGATTTGAATAAGCAATTGTACACGGATCTGTTTGAGAAGGGGCGCGTCAATCCCAATGGTTGCCCCATCACAGCCACATTTTACGTCTCCCATGAGTGGACCGATTACAGCCAGGTGCAAAATCTATACGCCGATGGACATGAAATGGCATCCCATACAGTTTC TCACAGCTTTGGCGAGCAGTTCTCGCAGAAGAAATGGACACGTGAAATAGCTGGCCAGCGGGAAATACTTGCGGCTTATGGTGGCGTCAAGTTGTCGGATGTCAGGGGCATGCGGGCGCCCTTCCTCTCGGTGGGCggcaacaaaatgtacaaaatgttgTACGACTCCAACTTCACCTACGACTCATCCATGCCTGTCTATGAAAATCGTCCTCCATCCTGGCCATACACACTGGACTATAAGATCTTTCACGATTGCATGATTCCACCCTGCCCAACGCGCTCCTATCCGGGAGTGTGGCAAGTGCCTATGGTCATGTGGCAGGACTTGAACGGTGGACGCTGCTCCATGGGCGACGCCTGCTCAAATCCCAGTGATGCGGAGGGTGTTACCAAAATGATTATGAAGAACTTTGAGCGGCACTACACGACGAACAG AGCACCTTTTGGATTGTTCTACCATGCAGCCTGGTTTACGCAGCCCCACCACAAAGAAGGCTTCATTAAGTTCCTGGATGCCATCAATGCCATGCCCGATGTGTGGATTCTAACCAACTGGCAGGCACTGCAATGGGTGCGGGATCCAACGCCCATATCACGCATTAACTCCTTCCAACCGTTTCAGTGCGATTATTCG GACCGACCGAAGCGCTGCAACAACCCGAAAGTGTGCAATCTCTGGCATAAATCTGGCGTGCGCTACATGAAGACCTGTCAGCCCTGTCCAGACATTTATCCTTGGACCGGCAAGTCGGGCATACGCTCATCGCGCATCGATAATGACAATAATGTTGAGGAACCCGCAGCGGCGTAA
- the LOC117900202 gene encoding putative mediator of RNA polymerase II transcription subunit 26 isoform X4, whose product MEFSTYRMSFLWLLGLCLLIFKAGPTEAQGKRASRITSSRSFGTNVKSTSSNGLSFDCPEEFGYYPHPTDCTQYYVCVFGGALLESCTGGLMYSHELQTCDWPRNVGCELVDTSTERGPARGQSQTQQQQHHQQHVPSRVRFGSAFSSPGGAQKAPTVAPQYHRSPPQVIQAQVHNIPPPPPELRVPPNPVVTSRGQPKPLLDAQEDIAKLYAEAQETLPPAEEEESDRQQRVYRGQPSTVSQVQRDRDGIIHQASINAIPQSGKLSSYAFGTAYRDIEYQQQQQQQDHQQQQQQQQQQQYHQPAVRHQQTQSTYRPLEQSATPTPPQKPLYSNQPTLTYSTDYDEDINAQIEQDNVYDQPTHSPQSSKAHANKIYKQQAINKSKTKTTTNTTQPPTTTTTSTTTISPPTYHPSTYSSNPFLKSKLHSLAKSLVSFVANSHPPDKFHNQHSVQNQNQTHSQLQLQTHVYPSVAPTTTTTQGPLVVDSSSSQLENSETVFDESQNVHVQTAEAPSSRSFETSTSPKFLDFINTAAYGTSPRGNLLHAVPSKPVKTNYQQLHKQMPFRGYLNEPQTSKRIQSYITSDVEPQSFRSPASETLSSIELLDSSSTTPGTTLSKAFQYSLQRGSYGFSLRAEDGPDVTTDLSASTSTSTTTTPSTKPSDVDIVPTTYAPPLRIWRNGRPTIQAYTKATTTTAATTATADSWSDSVESSSTLRSTSTTPKSQGMPSTERYISPGQRSTNRANHFKDNLNRATANPAMRFVSPYKSLENLLQEERQHSNMMLRTTARPRYTNSPASPPFLQTTQKPPKNLFVSGLTPKNISADVLATMVTGNVRNFSISDAILSTFSPQRPVSSMLRSTTKAAPTTTTPTTTTTPTTTMSAVVASSPLRVSQAPLRPRGRSRYTVATLDNLAESVDEPTTYAPRLRLPSSHFDTNQYTKRVRIAAKLRSSSGEATLQPHAKYESYKAAIQAKDSNNFGTQNVTAKHVKLFKRKQIENEASISDGPRAEALIGHQQVEVRQQNSLEEMGTATASSSTEHVVTITDRPTVKFLYSNKYRQQTAESTLADSLQNAGYLTTGNGRVQKFRAVNVLEQLKQFLAGSDSNSNSDESGTSRFVDEYSLPEIKAAVDEIKQLYVPTGRTTITTTTTTLRPSTTPIASPSIRPTLGASQSKAYSYSSSTFSTEPTNPTPTVRYSPSTTTSTTPDVSNPSTTSTTVSPTTSTATATDTPSSSSSSSSSVFAMPTARASRVNNVIRSSIAAAAAQSSSSGSSTTSTSSTAAAKANKFQFGFSPNNKNQQQQQQQQHNSNTNAAAAAAASVKCSDSTLSAKCNEIPSRNNNRNRGGAIYANQDRDVVPTANRGTHPPRTRPTLKPSGTIVSKAQEFVDIYRYPPTRPDPIYPQPTPDKTAAKCRKDVCLLPDCYCGGRDIPAELPAESIPQIVLLTFDDSVNDLNKQLYTDLFEKGRVNPNGCPITATFYVSHEWTDYSQVQNLYADGHEMASHTVSHSFGEQFSQKKWTREIAGQREILAAYGGVKLSDVRGMRAPFLSVGGNKMYKMLYDSNFTYDSSMPVYENRPPSWPYTLDYKIFHDCMIPPCPTRSYPGVWQVPMVMWQDLNGGRCSMGDACSNPSDAEGVTKMIMKNFERHYTTNRAPFGLFYHAAWFTQPHHKEGFIKFLDAINAMPDVWILTNWQALQWVRDPTPISRINSFQPFQCDYSDRPKRCNNPKVCNLWHKSGVRYMKTCQPCPDIYPWTGKSGIRSSRIDNDNNVEEPAAA is encoded by the exons ATGGAGTTTTCAACATATCGAATGagttttctgtggctgctgggaTTATGTCTACTGATATTCAAAGCAG GACCCACAGAAGCTCAAGGCAAACGCGCCTCACGCATCACCAGCTCTCGCAGCTTTGGCACCAACGTCAAGTCCACCAGCTCCAATGGCCTCAGCTTCGACTGCCCCGAGGAGTTCGGCTACTATCCGCACCCCACGGACTGCACACAGTACTACGTGTGCGTGTTCGGTGGGGCACTACTTGAGAGCTGCACCGGCGGCCTTATGTACTCGCACGAACTACAGACCTGTGACTGGCCACGGAACGTGGGCTGCGAGTTGGTGGACACTTCCACGGAGCGCGGCCCGGCAcgtggccagagccagacgcagcagcagcagcatcatcagcagcatgtTCCTAGCCGCGTGCGCTTTGGGTCCGCTTTCAGCAGTCCAGGTGGCGCCCAAAAGGCGCCCACAGTGGCGCCGCAATACCATCGCTCTCCGCCACAGGTCATACAGGCTCAGGTCCACAATATCCCACCGCCTCCACCAGAGCTGCGCGTTCCACCCAATCCGGTGGTCACGTCGCGGGGTCAGCCGAAGCCATTGCTGGACGCACAAGAGGACATAGCGAAG CTCTATGCTGAGGCGCAGGAAACACTGCCACccgcggaggaggaggagtccgATCGTCAGCAGCGTGTGTATCGCGGCCAGCCAAGCACCGTTAGCCAGGTACAACGGGATCGCGATGGCATCATCCATCAGGCAAGCATCAATGCCATACCCCAGAGCGGAAAGCTCAGCTCCTACGCCTTCGGAACAGCCTACAG GGACATTGAgtatcaacaacaacaacagcagcaagaccatcagcagcagcagcaacagcagcaacagcaacaatatcaTCAGCCAGCTGTGCGCCATCAACAGACGCAATCAACGTACCGTCCACTGGAGCAATCGGCCACACCGACTCCACCACAGAAGCCGCTGTACAGCAATCAACCGACGTTGACCTACAGCACGGACTACGATGAGGATATTAATGCACAG ATCGAGCAAGATAATGTGTACGATCAGCCCACACATTCGCCCCAAAG CTCGAAAGcgcatgcaaataaaatctATAAGCAACAAGctataaacaaatcaaagacaaaaacaacaacaaacactaCACAGCCACCAacgaccaccaccaccagcaccacaacaaTATCTCCTCCAACATACCACCCTTCGACTTATAGCTCCAATCCCTTTCTCAAATCGAAGCTCCACAGTCTGGCCAAGTCGCTGGTTAGCTTTGTGGCCAACAGCCACCCTCCAGATAAATTCCATAATCAACATTCAGttcagaaccagaaccagacccactcccaactccaactccaaacTCATGTTTATCCCTCAGTTGCTCCAACCACAACCACGACGCAAGGGCCTCTGGTGGTGGACAGTTCCAGCAGTCAATTGGAAAATTCGGAAACCGTCTTCGATGAGAGTCAGAATGTTCATGTGCAGACGGCCGAGGCACCGAGCAGCCGCTCCTTCGAGACCAGCACTTCGCCCAAGTTTTTAGATTTCATTAACACCGCCGCTTACGGCACAAGTCCGCGCGGCAATCTGCTGCACGCGGTGCCAAGTAAGCCCGTGAAGACGAACTACCAGCAgttgcacaaacaaatgccaTTTAGGGGATATCTAAATGAGCCGCAGACCAGCAAGCGCATTCAGAGCTACATCACATCCGATGTGGAGCCGCAGAGCTTTAGGTCTCCTGCGAGCGAAACTCTGTCCTCGATTGAGCTATTGGACAGCTCAAGCACCACGCCAGGCACGACGCTCAGTAAAGCGTTTCAATATAGCCTACAGCGTGGATCGTATGGGTTTAGTCTGCGCGCTGAGGATGGGCCAGATGTCACCACTGATCTGTCAGcaagtacaagtacaagtacaaCTACAACTCCATCTACCAAGCCCAGCGATGTGGATATTGTGCCCACAACCTATGCTCCACCTCTGCGCATTTGGCGCAATGGAAGACCCACAATTCAAGCCTATACCAAggccacaaccacaacagcagcaaccactgCAACAGCTGACAGCTGGAGCGATAGTGTGGAGTCCAGCAGCACTTTGCGAAGCACCTCAACAACGCCAAAGTCTCAGGGCATGCCAAGCACCGAGCGGTACATATCCCCGGGACAACGAAGCACCAACCGCGCCAATCACTTCAAGGACAACCTAAATCGGGCCACTGCCAATCCCGCCATGCGTTTTGTTTCCCCCTACAAGAGTCTGGAGAatctgctgcaggaggagcgTCAGCATTCCAACATGATGCTGCGCACGACAGCCAGACCGCGTTACACCAACTCCCCAGCCTCGCCGCCTTTCCTGCAGACCACACAGAAGCCGCCaaagaatttgtttgtttctgggTTAACACCTAAGAACATCAGCGCGGATGTGCTGGCCACAATGGTTACAGGAAATGTGCGAAACTTTAGCATCAGCGATGCCATCTTGAGCACTTTTAGTCCGCAGAGACCGGTGTCAAGTATGCTGCGTAGCACCACTAAGGCAGCTCCAACGACGACAACCCCAACAACGACCACTACTCCAACCACGACCATGTCCGCGGTGGTAGCTTCATCGCCCTTGCGGGTTTCCCAGGCTCCACTGCGTCCTCGCGGCCGCTCACGCTACACAGTCGCCACACTTGACAATTTAGCGGAGAGCGTGGACGAGCCCACGACCTATGCACCCCGGCTAAGGCTACCCAGCAGCCACTTCGACACCAATCAGTACACAAAACGTGTCCGCATAGCCGCCAAACTGCGCTCGTCTTCGGGTGAAGCCACATTGCAGCCACACGCCAAGTACGAGTCATACAAGGCGGCCATACAGGCCAAGGACTCGAACAAttttggcacacaaaatgtaacaGCAAAGCACGTAAAGTTGTTTAAACGCAAACAAATAGAGAATGAGGCCAGCATATCGGATGGACCCAGAGCCGAGGCATTGATTGGACATCAGCAAGTAGAAGTCAGGCAACAAAATAGCCTCGAGGAAATGGGCACAGCAACTGCATCCAGCTCCACGGAGCATGTGGTGACCATAACAGATCGTCCGACTGTCAAGTTTCTCTACTCGAACAAATATCGCCAGCAAACGGCGGAAAGTACTTTGGCGGATAGTCTCCAGAATGCTGGCTACCTAACCACCGGCAATGGGCGGGTCCAAAAGTTTCGTGCTGTGAATGTTCTGGAGCAACTGAAGCAGTTCCTCGCCGGCAGCgatagcaatagcaacagcgaTGAGAGTGGCACCTCCCGATTTGTTGATGAATATTCGCTGCCGGAAATAAAGGCAGCCGTTGATGAAATTAAGCAACTTTATGTGCCCACGGGGCGTACGACGATTACAACCACAACGACTACGCTGCGTCCTAGCACCACGCCCATTGCGTCTCCCAGTATCCGCCCCACTTTGGGAGCAAGCCAATCCAAAGCATATTCCTATTCCTCCTCCACTTTTAGCACCGAACCCACCAACCCAACTCCAACAGTTAGATATTCCcctagcaccaccaccagcaccactccCGATGTTAGTAATCCCTCAACAACCTCAACAACAGTTTCACCAACAACttctactgctactgctacagacacaccctcctcctcctcctcctcctcctcctccgtgtTTGCAATGCCAACTGCGCGCGCCTCGAGGGTTAACAATGTCATAAGATCATcgattgccgctgctgccgcccaaTCGTCCAGCTCAGGCTCCTCCActacctccacctcctccacagCGGCGGCTaaggcaaataaattccaatttgGATTCTCTCCCAACAATAagaaccaacagcagcagcagcagcagcagcacaacagcaacaccaatgccgccgccgcagcagcagcgtctgtAAAATGCTCTGATAGCACATTGAGCGCCAAATGCAACGAGATTCCCTCAAG AAACAACAATAGAAACCGAGGCGGCGCCATTTATGCCAATCAGGATCGGGATGTTGTGCCCACAGCCAATCGAGGAACGCATCCACC ACGCACCCGTCCCACGCTTAAGCCTTCCGGCACTATTGTCTCGAAGGCTCAAGAATTTGTGGACATTTATAGATATCCACCAACACGACCGGATCCCATCTACCCACAGCCCACGCCCGACAAGACGGCAGCCAAGTGCCGCAAGGATGTGTGCCTGCTGCCAGACTGCTATTGTGGTGGTCGGGATATACCTG CCGAGCTACCCGCTGAGAGCATTCCCCAAATAGTTCTCTTGACTTTCGATGATTCTGTGAATGATTTGAATAAGCAATTGTACACGGATCTGTTTGAGAAGGGGCGCGTCAATCCCAATGGTTGCCCCATCACAGCCACATTTTACGTCTCCCATGAGTGGACCGATTACAGCCAGGTGCAAAATCTATACGCCGATGGACATGAAATGGCATCCCATACAGTTTC TCACAGCTTTGGCGAGCAGTTCTCGCAGAAGAAATGGACACGTGAAATAGCTGGCCAGCGGGAAATACTTGCGGCTTATGGTGGCGTCAAGTTGTCGGATGTCAGGGGCATGCGGGCGCCCTTCCTCTCGGTGGGCggcaacaaaatgtacaaaatgttgTACGACTCCAACTTCACCTACGACTCATCCATGCCTGTCTATGAAAATCGTCCTCCATCCTGGCCATACACACTGGACTATAAGATCTTTCACGATTGCATGATTCCACCCTGCCCAACGCGCTCCTATCCGGGAGTGTGGCAAGTGCCTATGGTCATGTGGCAGGACTTGAACGGTGGACGCTGCTCCATGGGCGACGCCTGCTCAAATCCCAGTGATGCGGAGGGTGTTACCAAAATGATTATGAAGAACTTTGAGCGGCACTACACGACGAACAG AGCACCTTTTGGATTGTTCTACCATGCAGCCTGGTTTACGCAGCCCCACCACAAAGAAGGCTTCATTAAGTTCCTGGATGCCATCAATGCCATGCCCGATGTGTGGATTCTAACCAACTGGCAGGCACTGCAATGGGTGCGGGATCCAACGCCCATATCACGCATTAACTCCTTCCAACCGTTTCAGTGCGATTATTCG GACCGACCGAAGCGCTGCAACAACCCGAAAGTGTGCAATCTCTGGCATAAATCTGGCGTGCGCTACATGAAGACCTGTCAGCCCTGTCCAGACATTTATCCTTGGACCGGCAAGTCGGGCATACGCTCATCGCGCATCGATAATGACAATAATGTTGAGGAACCCGCAGCGGCGTAA